A window of Macrotis lagotis isolate mMagLag1 chromosome X, bilby.v1.9.chrom.fasta, whole genome shotgun sequence contains these coding sequences:
- the MVK gene encoding mevalonate kinase, translating into MLPETLLVSAPGKVILHGEHAVVHGKVALAEALNLRTFLCIKPHKDGKVRLNLPNIGSKRDWDVSKLQLLTTAFLDSEEPTAPTLEQVEKLKAFAGFSPGSSDSECLAVLAFLYLYLFICRKQRHLPSMDIVVWSELPTGAGLGSSAAYSVCLAAALLALCEEITSHLKEGATSARWTEEELNLINRWAFLGEKVIHGNPSGVDNSVSTWGGALRFQGGTISSLERTPILKILLTNTKVPRSTKALVAGVKDKLVKFPEVMNPILTSISAISQECERVLHTMAVAPSPEQYLILEELIDMNQHHLNALGVGHSTLDRLCQVTARHGLHSKLTGAGGGGCGFTLLRPGLEQSVVEATKQALTSCGFECWETIIGAPGVSLHSASSLKADILQALNNP; encoded by the exons ATGCTACCAGAGACTTTGCTGGTGTCAGCCCCTGGGAAAGTCATCCTTCATGGGGAGCATGCGGTGGTCCATGGCAAG GTTGCCTTGGCAGAAGCCTTGAACTTGAGAACATTCCTGTGCATAAAACCCCACAAAGATGGGAAGGTGAGACTCAACTTGCCAAACATAGGGTCCAAGAGGGACTGGGATGTGTCCAAGCTCCAGCTGCTGACCACAGCCTTCTTAG ACTCAGAGGAGCCAACAGCTCCAACACTGGAGCAGGTGGAAAAGTTGAAGGCGTTTGCAGGCTTCTCACCAGGCTCCTCAGACAGCGAGTGCCTGGCCGTGTTGGCCTTCCTTTACTTGTACTTATTTATCTGCAGGAAACAGAG GCACTTACCCAGCATGGACATTGTGGTGTGGTCTGAGCTGCCCACTGGGGCGGGTCTCGGCTCCAGTGCTGCCTACTCGGTCTGCTTGGCAGCCGCTCTGCTGGCCCTCTGTGAGGAGATCACGAGTCATCTGAAGGAAGGTGCCACCAGTGCCCG GTGGACTGAGGAGGAGCTGAATTTGATTAACAGATGGGCCTTTCTGGGAGAAAAGGTCATTCATGGAAACCCTTCTGGTGTGGATAACTCTGTCAGTACTTGGG GTGGAGCCCTTCGATTCCAAGGAGGGACCATTTCATCTTTAGAAAG GACCCCAATCTTGAAGATTCTCTTGACCAACACCAAAGTACCTCGGAGCACAAAGGCGTTGGTGGCGGGAGTCAAGGATAAACTGGTAAAG ttCCCAGAGGTCATGAACCCAATACTCACTTCAATCAGTGCTATTTCCCAGGAGTGTGAGCGTGTGCTGCACACGATGGCGGTGGCCCCGAGCCCTGAGCAGTACCTGATATTGGAG GAGCTCATCGATATGAACCAGCATCACCTCAATGCCCTCGGTGTGGGCCACAGCACCCTGGACAGGCTGTGCCAGGTGACGGCGCGCCACGGGCTGCACAGCAAGCTGACGGGAGCCGGCGGCGGGGGCTGTGGCTTCACTCTGCTCAGACCAG GTCTGGAGCAGTCTGTGGTGGAGGCCACCAAGCAGGCCCTCACCAGCTGTGGCTTCGAGTGTTGGGAGACCATCATCGGGGCTCCCGGAGTCTCCCTCCACTCTGCATCCTCCTTAAAGGCTGACATCCTACAGGCTTTGAACAATCCCTAG